One stretch of Urocitellus parryii isolate mUroPar1 chromosome 12, mUroPar1.hap1, whole genome shotgun sequence DNA includes these proteins:
- the Ccdc121 gene encoding coiled-coil domain-containing protein 121 isoform X1 — translation MASHGQDSRCSKTRREHLVVCPKAAGYQTARGAAARPHLSPEVLKLLISVPATSMAVCDLRSCRVQQSLIDHRKKRSREPPVYESFQPRRTLDTSARSSAVTLTELQSCPSERLDSGSRFAETHMSPHTSTYLSMLHKFFTPDKLTKWEKRVKGKTVLALKKLNKEMEEVQIRRDLVLEECRALHKEKLLVEADSKFFLEYLAQKNKHCRQLHEDLWKEYFQKCGAIEKRRQELSSKYAKQTSDLKAQQLQGKKTQANLKEQLKALKNISKIKEKQDMRIESLEKEKEKIKAETPLKDQKAHLQFLQQKALLEKQLTDPYKKQSGERKIFIKAQTLESIAQKSSFEFCRGVYKENLQLQEELLQLLEVSKKLKAARSQLENQKQQLEQEQWYQECLIRGKQRLQARPHWCPKEGATKTTLSPISTKKELNPK, via the exons ATGGCATCTCACGGGCAGGACTCCCGGTGTTCGAAAACGAGAAGGGAGCACCTCGTTGTCTGCCCCAAAGCAGCGGGATACCAAACTGCTAGAGGGGCGGCTGCTAGGCCTCATTTGTCCCCGGAGGTGCTTAAACTGCTAATATCTGTACCAGCCACAAGTATGGCAGTGTGCGATCTCCGGAGTTGCCGGGTACAGCAGAGTCTCATTGACCACCGAAAGAAACGATCTCGAGAACCTCCAGTATATGAAAGCTTCCAGCCGCGCCGGACCCTTGACACTAGCGCTCGGTCTTCCGCAGTCACCCTCACTGAATTACAGAGTTGCCCTAGTGAACGCTTGGATTCCGGGAGCAG GTTTGCTGAGACCCACATGAGTCCTCATACATCAACATATCTAAGTATGTTACATAAATTTTTCACACCAGACAAGCTAACAAAGTGGGAGAAAAGGGTTAAAGGAAAGACAGTATTGGCACTGAAGAAGCTAAACAAGGAAATGGAAGAAGTTCAAATCCGCAGGGACCTGGTACTGGAGGAATGCAGAGCACTACACAAGGAAAAGTTACTTGTTGAAGCTGACAGCAAATTCTTTCTGGAATACCTAGCCCAGAAAAACAAGCACTGTAGACAGCTACATGAAGACCTCTGGAAGGAGTATTTTCAAAAATGTGGGGCCATAGAAAAAAGGAGACAAGAATTATCCTCCAAATATGCAAAGCAAACTTCAGACCTTAAAGCACAACAACTGCAGGGGAAAAAGACACAAGCCAATTTAAAAGAGCAGTTGAAGGCCTTgaagaacatttcaaaaataaaggagaaacagGACATGAGAATAGAGTCcttagaaaaggagaaagagaaaatcaaaGCTGAAACACCACTAAAGGACCAGAAAGCACACTTGCAATTCCTCCAGCAAAAAGCACTCCTGGAGAAGCAACTGACTGATCCATACAAGAAGCagtcaggagagagaaaaatatttattaaggcaCAGACCTTGGAGTCCATAGCACAGAAGTCTAGTTTTGAGTTCTGCCGTGGGGTCTACAAAGAGAACCTACAGTTACAGGAGGAATTACTGCAGCTACTCGAGGTATCCAAGAAGTTGAAGGCTGCTCGAAGCCAGTTAGAAAACCAGAAACAGCAGCTGGAGCAGGAACAGTGGTATCAGGAATGCTTAATCAGGGGGAAGCAAAGACTGCAAGCAAGGCCTCACTGGTGCCCAAAAGAAGGTGCTACAAAGACCACATTGAGCCCTAtcagcaccaaaaaagaattaaatccaaagtaa
- the Ccdc121 gene encoding coiled-coil domain-containing protein 121 isoform X2, producing the protein MKASSRAGPLTLALGLPQSPSLNYRVALVNAWIPGAGRFAETHMSPHTSTYLSMLHKFFTPDKLTKWEKRVKGKTVLALKKLNKEMEEVQIRRDLVLEECRALHKEKLLVEADSKFFLEYLAQKNKHCRQLHEDLWKEYFQKCGAIEKRRQELSSKYAKQTSDLKAQQLQGKKTQANLKEQLKALKNISKIKEKQDMRIESLEKEKEKIKAETPLKDQKAHLQFLQQKALLEKQLTDPYKKQSGERKIFIKAQTLESIAQKSSFEFCRGVYKENLQLQEELLQLLEVSKKLKAARSQLENQKQQLEQEQWYQECLIRGKQRLQARPHWCPKEGATKTTLSPISTKKELNPK; encoded by the exons ATGAAAGCTTCCAGCCGCGCCGGACCCTTGACACTAGCGCTCGGTCTTCCGCAGTCACCCTCACTGAATTACAGAGTTGCCCTAGTGAACGCTTGGATTCCGGGAGCAGGTAG GTTTGCTGAGACCCACATGAGTCCTCATACATCAACATATCTAAGTATGTTACATAAATTTTTCACACCAGACAAGCTAACAAAGTGGGAGAAAAGGGTTAAAGGAAAGACAGTATTGGCACTGAAGAAGCTAAACAAGGAAATGGAAGAAGTTCAAATCCGCAGGGACCTGGTACTGGAGGAATGCAGAGCACTACACAAGGAAAAGTTACTTGTTGAAGCTGACAGCAAATTCTTTCTGGAATACCTAGCCCAGAAAAACAAGCACTGTAGACAGCTACATGAAGACCTCTGGAAGGAGTATTTTCAAAAATGTGGGGCCATAGAAAAAAGGAGACAAGAATTATCCTCCAAATATGCAAAGCAAACTTCAGACCTTAAAGCACAACAACTGCAGGGGAAAAAGACACAAGCCAATTTAAAAGAGCAGTTGAAGGCCTTgaagaacatttcaaaaataaaggagaaacagGACATGAGAATAGAGTCcttagaaaaggagaaagagaaaatcaaaGCTGAAACACCACTAAAGGACCAGAAAGCACACTTGCAATTCCTCCAGCAAAAAGCACTCCTGGAGAAGCAACTGACTGATCCATACAAGAAGCagtcaggagagagaaaaatatttattaaggcaCAGACCTTGGAGTCCATAGCACAGAAGTCTAGTTTTGAGTTCTGCCGTGGGGTCTACAAAGAGAACCTACAGTTACAGGAGGAATTACTGCAGCTACTCGAGGTATCCAAGAAGTTGAAGGCTGCTCGAAGCCAGTTAGAAAACCAGAAACAGCAGCTGGAGCAGGAACAGTGGTATCAGGAATGCTTAATCAGGGGGAAGCAAAGACTGCAAGCAAGGCCTCACTGGTGCCCAAAAGAAGGTGCTACAAAGACCACATTGAGCCCTAtcagcaccaaaaaagaattaaatccaaagtaa